Below is a window of Solanum stenotomum isolate F172 chromosome 7, ASM1918654v1, whole genome shotgun sequence DNA.
aatgcggaagaaacaacctagaacctgaaagtcaatgtaccaaaacatctaaagttcaacaagtctaaacaagaagggatgcaaccccaatctaatgaactaatcaaacTAACTAGAACATAGTCTAAGTTTGGAAATGGTgcacatagacgaaagagaacccatggtagcccggaagaattggctcacccttgaattcgaacgatcactgatctcttaagcgaggtctgtcagtagccgcttgaagatgtcatgtactcaacaaaataagagcaagtgcagtatcagtacacaaccacagtgtactggtaggatcacacggttatcccactaagtgtaacatacacaAGTcatcacaacaatataatcacatgcatataacgaacatatacaatatcatcaacatatacgaacaatgaacaacttcacatttctcaagatacgcaattatatcaaatcattggtcctctcatggaacccaaacccaaatagttagcataccggaatgtggtacccgatccaatgattatgccgaaacgtggcaaccgatccaagttagttatgccggaacgtggaaaccgatccattcaacacaccacaatcacaatcacaagtatatcctcaagatcatacaattaagtcatgatttcatggtaaccatcatccatctatctcatttacaacaagtgtgatcaataatgcaacattcatatacatatatgtatcataatgaagcaagtacgttccttagctctaaaagttgaaaagtgcataataaggtcgtttaggggttttttTATGACCTTAAGTCGCGTCGAACCCGTCACAGCTGCCCTCACTCCGCTGCAACGGCCCCGCCAGAGCGACACCAATCCCGTTAAAGCGGCTTGCATGAAACCAGTGAgttatttaaagaattccaaaatctgcatttcacaacacacctctaaccaacgacgctcaaAAAATACcttttacgctaagatcgatttcgggagttctactcgcccaaattcaatttcgtaaagtcgtacgggttccttaacgagttatctaactactcatgcaatcaaaatcataaataattctCCTGATTGTTACCAgttttccctacaccttaaagactccgatttcgtccaaatctggactaggttgagaaaATTCAATTACTACGAAAAAAGTTTTTCGTCCCCAATTTTTctcccgttggcttttctataacgacgggaacaggtcgttacaGAAAGTTAATAATGACTAAATCAGACAAcaaaaattttactaaaaatatactatttaatatGATTATGACCTACCTATTAAAAAGCTAatataagaatataataatacttATTGAGAGAATAAATTCTCCCTAGACAAATattcttaaatataatataatatttattatgatGGTGTTGTGGTGTTTGGTATATGTGTATGAGAAGGAAGAATCTTTCATTTATGAAAGTCTAAAAAAAATCCACCAAGAAATtgatcaaaatatgaaaaatataattttatattttgaaaaaaaaaaactcaatgtagggtaaaattcaaataaaataaaatttcaggATAAAATTTAATACCATATacaataaaaagttttaattatatagtttttcatattatttatcttttttctatcAATAATATAAGAGgtaaaacttgataaaaaataatctttaaaccCAATATAACAAATTGttacataaataaacttgaacggaactttaaaatataatttaaagtaATCAAATACTCCtttgttatattttatgtgataaTATATTATACTTGACAATTGGTAataagttaaaagaaaaaataattgacttACATAATATATCAAAGATGATAGAAGAAAgtataaaataatgaatagaAATCGaacaaacattgtatttaaatGCATGTGTAAGTAATTTagtaaatttaaaagtattaaaagttgtttaaaagttttaaataatatCATACATTTCAAACATTCcataacaaaacaacaaacatatatcaaatCATatgtcttaatttatttatctgatttgatttgatctaaataataatattaaattaaaaataaattaaatatatcaaaatattctttaattctGTAAtctcaaagttaaaattttattctttttaatgaaataaataaattgaaacgaaaaatattagttaaataacaacaaaaatattataattagtaaaaataaataataataaacaaatcgTCAGGCTGTTTGCATTATTTGGCTGCTTAGAGAGTTGACCAGAAAACGCGGGAGTCCACGTGTATTTCAGTACCCGATTCGTACCCGACCCGAATACCCATTTTCGTCGGATTCAGtattctacttcttcttcttctctggTCTCAATTGACCAAAAATTCTTGCTCGAAAGTGCCCTAAAACCCCTTTTGTGTATACAAAGTTTTATATATAcgtttttatttttcagttaTACAATTTTCAGGCTTCTTGCACAGGGAAGAAACCTATCAATGGATGATCGTGACGATGATTTGAAAATTCTGCTCTCAGCTTTGaagggtaatttttttttatttttcaacccTCTTTTTGTTGATAGAAATTCAATTTGTTTGGTAATTTTTGATTGTTTAGGAGCTGAATCGAACaagattgtttttttctttgatatatGGAAACTGGGGGAAGAATAGTTTTTAGTTCTAGTTCTTTTCAATACgtgaaaaattgtatttttgaaTGTTGGTCAAATTTAGTTTATTGAATCTTGGAAATGATAAGTGTTGAGCAGTTTAGGTTGACGTAGTAGtatttattgttctttttttttttggttatgtGTGTTTTTACTTGTATGCATTACTACATGTATTGGCATAATCATGTTGAATCTTGAAATAGATGGTGGCATGTATGTTggagaggaggaggaggaggaggaagaagacgAGGAGGAGGACGAAGAGGATGATGAAGATGTTCAtgatgataatgtaaagacggATTTGGCATGCCCATTTTGTTCAGAAGACTTCGATATGCTTGGATTGTGCTGTCACATTGATAGCGAGCATCGGATAGAGGCTAAGACCGGGGTAAACCATACCTATGTTTTCTTTTGTGTTCATGTTTGGAAGATTGTTTGGCTTTGTCTTTctatttgataattttgataAGAGATATTGCTCTTGAAGGGTTTGAAATAGGATAGGGAGACTAACCCTCAGAACCTGTAGTTCATATGTGCCGTAGGAGGTTATCTTGAGGTTCATTagttgttgattgtgtgactACCTCAAACTTTTAGATTAACCAGTTGAATGAGGTAGAGGTATTGAGTTTGAGTCTCACCTgcctacataaaaaaaaaaattccaggTTGCGTGAAAAAGAATTCAGCTGCAAGCGAAAGAGTGTAGTGCAGGCCTAAATAGATAAAGTAATATGCTCCCTGTAAGCTTTTAAAGAGTTCGCTTGATAAAATGTGAAAACTAGTATGGAACTCCATACACTTGGCAATCAAAAGAGAGGGCTTTGGGAGAAAGGTGCTTCTATTAAATCTACACTGAGCTGAAATCCCCAAATAGTATCTTTCTCTATGTGATGATACTTCGCAAAACAAATGCCTAATCAGGGGAAAGCTATGGGAGTGCATGCTTAAGTTTTTGTAATCTTGGGAATTAGATACAAAAACCTTCAATGGTTTGATGTATTTGTGGCCTGTCTCTATCTGAGATCATTAGGTACTTCAGTGCTGCGTGAAATTATCTGAATGGTCATCTTAGTTTTAGGCTTTGCCTTTTGAAgtctgaatttttttataactggtgtttctttttcttcagaTATGTCCTCTATGTGCTACCAAGGTGCGAACCAATATGGCTACACACGTCATCGTGCAGCATGaaagtatattaaaaatatccTTCACTTCCTATATTCCAATTTATCAGTTCCACACGGGAATGGATAGAGATAGGGGTTATTATTTTTCATAGCTGATTGTAAGAGAATAGCAAATCAAGCTACTACAATTTCTACCACTTGCATATTCTCTTGGTTGCAGTGTATCTTGAAACTTGTTCTTTATAGTTAATTGGGAAGATAATATCGAATTTCTTGGGGTTGAGTGTCAGCTCATTTGCTGAGCTCCTTACATTCCACAATTGAGGTGGAGGGTTCAAATCCCATTATTAGCTTACATGCATTTCCTTCTTTTCTATTCTCCCTCCCtggtgtatttttttaaaaaaaaaaacttttttaaaacatgatattGAATTTCCCATGTTGATATCTGGAATAATGACCTTGATATTTGCTTATATGGTGAACTGACATGAGTAGTCAAGTGGCTACTTAATTTTTCTCTGTGCACTGTCTGCATAGTTCATAACTCCAATATCTTGCTCAGTCATTATATGTGCAAACGTAGTGGCAGATgttcttccttctttttgtCTCAGGAAACTTAAGTTTTATTAATATAGCTGTACTAAATTAACTTTGCTGCTTCCAAAGGTTATAAACTTTGCCATCAatctttttcaataaaaatacagAAACTTTGACCTCTTtcatgttttttgttttttttgagttttttcatAGAGCATGAATTTGCATCTTTCTTTAGGAGAAATgaatgttatattttatttatcatagAACATGTGGAGCTTTAAGTTGATTCACCTTAACACAAGCTTACGCACTTTGCAAAAGGAAACATAGAAATGGTGGATCTTTCTCTGCCTTATCCTTACTGAGGAAAGAGTTGTTGAGTGTTTATTTGGAAAAGAAGTCCAGCCATGTTAGTTCTTCCTCAAATACGGAAACCAACCAGCTACTGTTATCATTTGTTGGCAATCAGCAGCCTGCCAAAAGATCTCCTACAAGACAGCCCTGCACTTCAGCTGAACCAAGTCTATCCAAGAACAGCCTAGATGACCATATTAGTGAAAGGTAAGAAGgttattatgttttaatttctGCAGTTTCTTCATAGTTTGTTTCCCTGTTTTCTCTCATCATATGCCAACATGAAATGTCACTAACTATTATCATGATGAAAAACAACAAGTTAGTGGACAAAAGAAAGCTGGATCTATAGGATTAAGCACCTAATATTCTACCATTTATTAGAAGCTTGTTTTCCATCAATTATTGTCAT
It encodes the following:
- the LOC125871729 gene encoding protein DEHYDRATION-INDUCED 19-like isoform X1, with protein sequence MDDRDDDLKILLSALKDGGMYVGEEEEEEEEDEEEDEEDDEDVHDDNVKTDLACPFCSEDFDMLGLCCHIDSEHRIEAKTGICPLCATKVRTNMATHVIVQHESILKALCKRKHRNGGSFSALSLLRKELLSVYLEKKSSHVSSSSNTETNQLLLSFVGNQQPAKRSPTRQPCTSAEPSLSKNSLDDHISERSSQAFPSMDKDQEEKVQRSEFVKGLLFSTILEDWL
- the LOC125871729 gene encoding protein DEHYDRATION-INDUCED 19-like isoform X2, coding for MDDRDDDLKILLSALKDGGMYVGEEEEEEEEDEEEDEEDDEDVHDDNVKTDLACPFCSEDFDMLGLCCHIDSEHRIEAKTGICPLCATKVRTNMATHVIVQHESILKALCKRKHRNGGSFSALSLLRKELLSVYLEKKSSHVSSSSNTETNQLLLSFVGNQQPAKRSPTRQPCTSAEPSLSKNSLDDHISESSQAFPSMDKDQEEKVQRSEFVKGLLFSTILEDWL